The Drosophila suzukii chromosome X, CBGP_Dsuzu_IsoJpt1.0, whole genome shotgun sequence DNA window GCATACTCACCCAAACGCCCAGCGAGCCCAACGCAGCGCATAACCAGCTGctgcagcagcaccaccagctccaccaccaccaccactacGGCCTGCAGCCCCCGCCGGTGGCTTCCATTGGCATCCACATCCACGGCGGCACCACCACCATGTCCtccggcggcggcggcggcagcacCACAACGGCAGCGGGCCTCAAGCCCAATCGATCCCGCTTCATGATCAACGACATTCTGGCGGGCAGTGCGGCGGCCGCCTTCTacaagcagcagcaacagcagcagcaccaccaacaGCAGttgcaccaccaccaccacaacaacaacaacaacaacaacaattcgGGCTCCAGCGGCGGCAGCAGTCCCGctcacaacaacaacaataatggCGAAAGCTTCGAGGCACCCACTGCCACCGGTGGTGGGGCGGCCTTGCCACCTGCCCTGCACCACCCACAGCCACATCCGCATCCgccacatccacatccgcaCCAGCTGATGCATCCGCACGGCAAGCTGGGGCACTTCCCACCCACCGCCGGCGGCAATGGGTTAAATGTGGCCCAATATGCGGCGGCCATGCAGCAGCACTatgccgctgccgctgctgcggctgctgcgCGCAACAATGCagctgcggctgctgctgctgcggccgctgctgctgcggctgccgTCGGCGGGGGACCGCCCGGATTGGGTGGCGGCGAGGTGGGCGGAGTGGGCGGAGTGGTGGCGCCACCGAAGAGCGGCGATCTGGACGACAGCAGCGATTACCACGAGGAGAACGAGGACTGCGACAGCGACGAGGCGGGTGGCAGCGGCCACATGGACGATCACAGCGTTTGTAGCAATGGTGAGGTGAGCCTCTGTACTATGCGGGGGGAGGGGGAGGTAGGGTTTAAGGGTCGGGAAAGCCCCTCTGTTCCTGCCTCAATTCAAATCACATTTCTTGACAAATCTGCATAATCAAAAACAGCAGATCAATTAGAGAATCCATAACAATTACGATTCTCTCTAACTCACAAATCTCAAATTGTTCCAATAAGTTTTGACAGTCTTGTAAAATCTATTTAAGACTTAAGTCcctttaatatatttttaacagcCAAAAATAAGTGAAAGAAACTAGTGTGTAGGCAAATTAAAGTTCTGAAATGAATCTATAAAAGACCATACTCAAAAAGTGTGCCCAATcaaaaagttttcaaaattgGCCTGTTTTTAAAATGGCTTACTTAAAATGAAATTTGTTTATTCTTTCAAGATTTGGAATTTAACAAGTTCATAAAATAAGAGTTAGTTAAACTAGGtaataccaaaaataaaagttagaTTAAATTAGCTTTGTTGAACTAAcagaaatttaattataatcaGAACGGTTAACATGACCGACTGTCTCTTTTTATCTATTAGATGCAATTGTAACAAAACGAAAAGTATACCTAATTAATACTGTTGCCTAAATTATAAATCGATACAACTTAATTGTTTTGTAATTTCCCTTTCAAAACATTTTGATAGAAAGAACTCAAAACTTTAACGTTTAGGTTATATTGAATATCATAATTGAGCGTTCCAATAATTCTTCAGCAAGCTCTTGAGCAGAATAACTCGAATTCTCCTTTAATTCGTGCTAATGCTTTTGTTGTGAAACGCATTTCCCCATAGCCAATTAAAAGCCTAATTGAATTAAGTCAAAAACCAAGTAAGTCCGAAGTGCTGCAGCCAAGTTCGTTGCCTAAGTCTTTTGTTTTGGAGCGTGCGCCTGAAAATGGGGGAGGAGCGGGGGTGCGGCGTTGGCGGCCCTCGTCGATGTCGCTTTGCAAAACAAACTGTAAAAATTATTGCATGACCATTTTACATTCTCGTTCTTGCTGTTTTTGCTTTTGTTGTGGTTTAGTTGTAtagtaaacaaaaaaaaatgcattttcacGCTTTGTTTGCGTCATTGCGAAGCTTCTAAAGACCCCCCGCCCACTGCTCCCCTCTCCTCAAACTGGGGGGCATGCACCTGCGGATCTGCGAGCTATTATGGCAGTatggggggcgtggcactggCCTGGGGGCGGGGCGGGGGGAGCTGCCTGAAATGCAGCAACAAAATGCAGTTTAAAAACGGCCACAGCCgcagaataaaaaaaatctcAAATAATTACACACATCTCACTCGCGTCTCGCCCCCTCTTCTCCCCCTGTTATCTCACGCACCGGCCCCCCCTCGCAATCATTTAATTGTGGAAATTgttataaaaatgcatttaaccCCCTTTAATAGACGCCCCACGGCAATGGCAGCCGGGCAACAGAAAAAAATGTTGCAGTCTGTTTGCTCATCTCATCACTGCTCTGTTCGCTTTTGGCCAGGTTTCCTTGAGCTCCGGCTCCAGCTCCATATCCACATCCATCACTCCATCTGGGCCCTGTTTTGAGCCATTTATTGCGGCAATTTCCTGTTGCCAATTGCACTTTTATAAACGGTAGTCGCGTCGGCCTGCTCCTTTGGGAAGATGGCCAGCGGGCAGGGAAGGCGGCAATCCGCCAATTCATCGGAATTTCGCAATTGCCCTGAACTTCAGTTGCAAAAAAACCAAACGATTATCGACCACTAgcatttgatttaaaaatatccAAGCGAACTGTAGTAGAAAATGTCATACATACATTTGCTttgattaaatatttaatgagAGCTTCAATTACAAGAGTTTAATTTTTACAACACGTTTCTCCATTTTATTTGGCCTTTATTTATGGCTTTCCAGTATTGcctttttcaaaaatgttcCACAAATTATCGCCCGCAAATCGATAATTCACTAAGTCGGCGCCAACATTCGTGAGTAATTtactttaattgaaaattaattttattcaaTTGCGGCATTATCGCTCATTTATCGCTGCCATTAATCATTTATCGTTTTCGTTTTATATGGTAAGCGACTTTCGCCTTGGCGGCAGCTCTTGATTAAGCTCTTGATTAGCGATGATATGTAGAAATAATTAACATGTATTcttatttgtttcatatttcAAAGTTCAATACTAGGGGCAGTTGTTAAACAAATACTAAAATGTTGTTTACTTTCGATTTGGGATGACAAACACTTTATGAACTACTACTGCTTCTACTGTTTTAAAGcctaaaggtagtaaaaaagtTATTAAGACTATAGTTGTTTTcaatcaatttaaaattacCTCCAAATGCTGTTGAATTTTTGGGGTAAACAATGGCCACTTCCCCCTTTCTATTCTAAGCCAATTCACCTCCACTTTGCAGACCAATTTTAAATGCGGCACTTGGCAAATTTTcgctttaaataatttaacgCTTAAGAGTTTACTTAACCCCCTTGAGCCCCTTAACCCCCTGCTGACCATGGGCCAAAAACTGGCTCTCGCTTATCGGGTAACCACAATCGGTtgaatttacataaattttaTGTACTAAAAGGCCGCTTTTCCACCTTTTCTGGCCAAGAACACTGCTCGCCGAAAAGGGGGTGAGTTGGCCGGCGTGGCTATCTCTCGTGCGCCTTTTTGTGGCAAGTTTAGACATTTTGCCATACGGTTTTATTACACTTACACACACGAACCGCTTTGTGAGCGGAAGCGGCAATTGCGTGGCCATAAACGAGCCTCTAACTGTTTCTGCAACTGTTTTAACAGATCTGAATCGAATTAGCCGTACTTTGGCAGATGGCCTTTCAAAAGTCGcggttttctttatttaacatttactttttaaataaCGTAGTAGACTTATAAGCCTCTAGATAGTTTTTAGCAATGTAAGGAGCTATTACCTTTAAactattaatatttattatcaatttattaataataattataattctTATTTCTTCCAGGCGGCAAGGACGACGACGGCAACAGCGTGAAGAGCGGTTCCGCCAGCGACATCAGCGGCCTGAGCAAGAAGCAGCGGAAGGCGCGTACCGCCTTCACGGACCACCAACTGCAGACGCTGGAGAAGTCCTTCGAGCGGCAGAAGTACCTCAGCGTCCAGGAGCGGCAGGAGCTGGCCCACAAGCTGGACCTCAGCGACTGCCAGGTGAAAACCTGGTACCAGAACCGCAGGTGGGTGTCACGAAAGCAAAGATTAATTGTTTTTctaaggtagttaaaaataaatagtttATAAATTGGTTTTTATAAATGTCTAATTTACACTGCCCTAAAAACTGAACAAATTAAACACTAATAATATTTGGAATATATGGAAATaaatcatatatatataatataaattagAAATATTATCTActcccaaaaaaaagaaagtacATTTACtaaattatgtttattttttaaagtttaaaattcCTGAAATCCAAGTCAAATACTTTTTGAAGTGTATAAGAGGAAATTCCAAACAGCTTTGaatttgttaaattttaattctttccaaaatgtttttatattttttctgaATAACTTTAAGCTTGTAAAATATGATTTATAACTTAAACAACTAATTATTTACTCAAGTTTTGCAAAGTAAAAAATCTAGTAAATAATATTggtatgtttttttttgcagaaCCAAATGGAAGCGGCAGACCGCCGTGGGCCTGGAACTGCTGGCGGAGGCCGGCAACTTCGCGGCCTTCCAGCGGCTGTACGG harbors:
- the B-H1 gene encoding homeobox protein B-H1 isoform X1; protein product: MKDSMSILTQTPSEPNAAHNQLLQQHHQLHHHHHYGLQPPPVASIGIHIHGGTTTMSSGGGGGSTTTAAGLKPNRSRFMINDILAGSAAAAFYKQQQQQQHHQQQLHHHHHNNNNNNNNSGSSGGSSPAHNNNNNGESFEAPTATGGGAALPPALHHPQPHPHPPHPHPHQLMHPHGKLGHFPPTAGGNGLNVAQYAAAMQQHYAAAAAAAAARNNAAAAAAAAAAAAAAAVGGGPPGLGGGEVGGVGGVVAPPKSGDLDDSSDYHEENEDCDSDEAGGSGHMDDHSVCSNGGKDDDGNSVKSGSASDISGLSKKQRKARTAFTDHQLQTLEKSFERQKYLSVQERQELAHKLDLSDCQVKTWYQNRRTKWKRQTAVGLELLAEAGNFAAFQRLYGGSPYLGAWPYAAAAGAAHGATPHTNIDIYYRQAAAAAAMQKPLPYNLYAGVPSVGVGVGVGVGPAPFSHLSASSSLSSLSSYYQSAAAAAAANPGGPHSVPPPPPSVGGGGSPPSGMVKPLPGRSDPASASPPPRPPSTPSPTLNPGSPPGRSVDSCSQSDDEDQIQV